The Vulpes lagopus strain Blue_001 chromosome 6, ASM1834538v1, whole genome shotgun sequence genome has a segment encoding these proteins:
- the CDH24 gene encoding cadherin-24 isoform X2 — MWGLVRLLLAWLGGWGCMGRLAAPAQAWAGSRRGPGPVLLRNRRSWVWNQFFVIEEYAGPEPVLIGKSLDREEKAQYVLLAQAVDRASNRPLEPPSEFIIKVQDINDNPPIFPLGPYHATVPEMSNVGTSVIQVTAHDADDPSYGNSAKLVYTVLDGLPFFSVDPQTGVVRTAVPNMDRETQEEFLVVIQAKDMGGHMGGLSGSTTVTVTLSDVNDNPPKFPQSLYQFSVVETAGPGTLVGRLQAQDPDLGDNALMAYSILDGEGSEAFSISTDSQGRDGLLAVRKPLDFETRRSYSFRVEATNTLIDPAYLRRGPFKDVASVRVAVQDAPEPPAFTQAAYHLAVPENKAPGTLVGQVSAADLDSPASPIRYSILPHSDPERCFSIEPEAGTLRTVVPLDRESRVWHNLTVLATELDSSTQVSRVQVAIQILDENDNAPQLAEPYDTFVCDSAAPGQLIQIIRALDRDEVGNSSRVSLQGPLGPDANFTVRDNQDGSASLLLPSRPAPPRQAPYLIPIELWDWGQPALSSTATVTISVCRCRPDGSVASCRPEAQLSPTGLSTGALLAIVTCVGTLLALVVLFAALRRQKQEALMVLEEEDVRENIITYDDEGGGEEDTEAFDISALQNPDGAAPPNPGPPARRDVLPRARAPRQPRPPGPADVAQLLALRLREADDDPSVPPYDSVQVYGYEGRGSSCGSLSSLGSCSEAGGTLGPAEPLDDWGPLFRTLAELYGAKEPPAP, encoded by the exons ATGTGGGGCCTGGTGAGGCTCCTGCTGGcctggctgggtggctggggcTGCATGGGGCGCTTGGCcgccccagcccaggcctgggcAGGGTCCCGCAGGGGCCCAGGACCAGTGCTGCTGCGGAACCGGAGGAGCTGGGTGTGGAACCAGTTCTTTGTCATTGAGGAATATGCCGGTCCAGAGCCCGTCCTCATTGGTAAG AGCCTGGACCGGGAGGAGAAGGCACAGTACGTTCTGCTTGCCCAAGCCGTGGACCGAGCCTCAAACCGGCCTCTGGAGCCCCCGTCAGAGTTCATCATCAAGGTGCAAGACATTAATGACAATCCACCTATCTTTCCCCTCGGGCCCTACCACGCCACGGTGCCCGAGATGTCCAATGTCG GGACATCAGTGATCCAGGTGACTGCTCACGATGCCGATGACCCCAGCTATGGGAACAGCGCCAAGCTGGTGTACACCGTGCTGGATGGACTGCCCTTCTTCTCTGTGGACCCCCAGACGG GAGTGGTGCGCACTGCTGTCCCCAACATGGACCGGGAGACCCAGGAGGAGTTCTTGGTGGTGATTCAGGCCAAGGACATGGGCGGCCACATGGGGGGGCTGTCGGGCAGCACTACAGTGACAGTCACCCTCAGCGACGTCAACGACAACCCCCCCAAGTTCCCTCAGA GCCTCTACCAGTTCTCTGTGGTGGAGACAGCGGGGCCAGGCACCCTGGTGGGCCGGCTGCAGGCCCAGGACCCAGACCTGGGGGACAATGCCCTCATGGCATATAGCATCCTGGACGGAGAGGGGTCTGAAGCCTTCAGCATCAGCACAGACTCCCAGGGTCGAGATGGGCTCCTCGCTGTCCGCAAG CCCCTAGACTTCGAGACCCGTCGCTCCTATTCCTTCCGTGTGGAGGCCACCAACACCCTCATCGACCCAGCCTACCTGCGGCGAGGGCCCTTCAAGGATGTGGCCTCGGTGCGTGTGGCTGTGCAGGACGCCCCAGAGCCACCTGCCTTCACCCAGGCTGCCTATCACCTGGCAGTGCCTGAGAACAAAGCTCCTGGGACGCTGGTAGGCCAGGTCTCAGCGGCTGATCTGGATTCCCCAGCCAGCCCAATCAG ATACTCCATCCTCCCCCACTCGGACCCAGAGCGCTGCTTCTCTATCGAGCCGGAAGCTGGCACGCTCCGCACGGTGGTGCCCCTGGACCGCGAGTCTCGAGTCTGGCACAACCTCACAGTGTTGGCCACAGAGCTCG ACAGCTCCACACAGGTCTCCCGTGTGCAAGTGGCCATCCAGATCCTGGATGAGAATGACAACGCTCCCCAGCTGGCTGAGCCCTATGACACCTTCGTATGTGATTCTGCAGCCCCTGGCCAG ctGATTCAGATCATCCGGGCCCTGGACAGAGATGAAGTGGGCAACAGTAGCCGAGTCTCCCTTCAGGGTCCTCTGGGCCCCGATGCCAACTTCACTGTACGCGACAACCAAG ATGGCTCCGCCAGCCTGCTGCTGCCCTCTCGCCCTGCTCCACCCCGCCAGGCACCCTATCTGATTCCCATAGAACTGTGGGACTGGGGTCAGCCGGCCCTGAGCAGCACTGCCACAGTGACTATCAGCGTGTGCCGCTGCCGGCCCGATGGCTCTGTGGCCTCCTGCCGGCCCGAGGCTCAGCTCTCACCCACAGGGCTCAGCACGGGGGCCCTGCTTGCCATCGTCACCTGCGTGGGCACCCTGCTTG ccctggtAGTGCTCTTTGCGGCCCTgcggaggcagaagcaggaggcACTGATggtgctggaggaggaggatgtcCGTGAGAACATCATCACCTATGACGACGAGGGCGGCGGCGAGGAGGACACGGAGGCCTTCGACATCAGCGCCCTGCAGAACCCTGACGGGGCGGCCCCGCCAAACCCCGGGCCGCCAGCACGCCGCGACGTCCTGCCCCGGGCCCGGGCACCCCGCCAGCCCAGGCCCCCCGGGCCCGCCGACGTGGCCCAGCTCCTGGCACTGAGGCTCCGTGAGGCGGACGACGACCCCAGTGTGCCACCCTACGACTCCGTGCAGGTGTACGGCTACGAGGGCCGCGGCTCCTCCTGCGGCTCCCTCAGCTCCCTGGGCTCCTGCAGCGAGGCTGGGGGCACCCTGGGCCCTGCTGAGCCGCTGGACGACTGGGGGCCGCTCTTCCGCACCCTGGCCGAGCTGTACGGGGCCaaggagcccccagccccctga
- the CDH24 gene encoding cadherin-24 isoform X1, which translates to MWGLVRLLLAWLGGWGCMGRLAAPAQAWAGSRRGPGPVLLRNRRSWVWNQFFVIEEYAGPEPVLIGKLHSDVDRGEGRTKYLLTGEGAGTVFVIDEATGNIHVTKSLDREEKAQYVLLAQAVDRASNRPLEPPSEFIIKVQDINDNPPIFPLGPYHATVPEMSNVGTSVIQVTAHDADDPSYGNSAKLVYTVLDGLPFFSVDPQTGVVRTAVPNMDRETQEEFLVVIQAKDMGGHMGGLSGSTTVTVTLSDVNDNPPKFPQSLYQFSVVETAGPGTLVGRLQAQDPDLGDNALMAYSILDGEGSEAFSISTDSQGRDGLLAVRKPLDFETRRSYSFRVEATNTLIDPAYLRRGPFKDVASVRVAVQDAPEPPAFTQAAYHLAVPENKAPGTLVGQVSAADLDSPASPIRYSILPHSDPERCFSIEPEAGTLRTVVPLDRESRVWHNLTVLATELDSSTQVSRVQVAIQILDENDNAPQLAEPYDTFVCDSAAPGQLIQIIRALDRDEVGNSSRVSLQGPLGPDANFTVRDNQDGSASLLLPSRPAPPRQAPYLIPIELWDWGQPALSSTATVTISVCRCRPDGSVASCRPEAQLSPTGLSTGALLAIVTCVGTLLALVVLFAALRRQKQEALMVLEEEDVRENIITYDDEGGGEEDTEAFDISALQNPDGAAPPNPGPPARRDVLPRARAPRQPRPPGPADVAQLLALRLREADDDPSVPPYDSVQVYGYEGRGSSCGSLSSLGSCSEAGGTLGPAEPLDDWGPLFRTLAELYGAKEPPAP; encoded by the exons ATGTGGGGCCTGGTGAGGCTCCTGCTGGcctggctgggtggctggggcTGCATGGGGCGCTTGGCcgccccagcccaggcctgggcAGGGTCCCGCAGGGGCCCAGGACCAGTGCTGCTGCGGAACCGGAGGAGCTGGGTGTGGAACCAGTTCTTTGTCATTGAGGAATATGCCGGTCCAGAGCCCGTCCTCATTGGTAAG CTGCACTCGGATGTGGACAGGGGCGAGGGCCGCACCAAGTACCTGCTgaccggggagggggcaggcactGTATTTGTGATTGATGAGGCCACAGGCAATATCCATGTCACCAAGAGCCTGGACCGGGAGGAGAAGGCACAGTACGTTCTGCTTGCCCAAGCCGTGGACCGAGCCTCAAACCGGCCTCTGGAGCCCCCGTCAGAGTTCATCATCAAGGTGCAAGACATTAATGACAATCCACCTATCTTTCCCCTCGGGCCCTACCACGCCACGGTGCCCGAGATGTCCAATGTCG GGACATCAGTGATCCAGGTGACTGCTCACGATGCCGATGACCCCAGCTATGGGAACAGCGCCAAGCTGGTGTACACCGTGCTGGATGGACTGCCCTTCTTCTCTGTGGACCCCCAGACGG GAGTGGTGCGCACTGCTGTCCCCAACATGGACCGGGAGACCCAGGAGGAGTTCTTGGTGGTGATTCAGGCCAAGGACATGGGCGGCCACATGGGGGGGCTGTCGGGCAGCACTACAGTGACAGTCACCCTCAGCGACGTCAACGACAACCCCCCCAAGTTCCCTCAGA GCCTCTACCAGTTCTCTGTGGTGGAGACAGCGGGGCCAGGCACCCTGGTGGGCCGGCTGCAGGCCCAGGACCCAGACCTGGGGGACAATGCCCTCATGGCATATAGCATCCTGGACGGAGAGGGGTCTGAAGCCTTCAGCATCAGCACAGACTCCCAGGGTCGAGATGGGCTCCTCGCTGTCCGCAAG CCCCTAGACTTCGAGACCCGTCGCTCCTATTCCTTCCGTGTGGAGGCCACCAACACCCTCATCGACCCAGCCTACCTGCGGCGAGGGCCCTTCAAGGATGTGGCCTCGGTGCGTGTGGCTGTGCAGGACGCCCCAGAGCCACCTGCCTTCACCCAGGCTGCCTATCACCTGGCAGTGCCTGAGAACAAAGCTCCTGGGACGCTGGTAGGCCAGGTCTCAGCGGCTGATCTGGATTCCCCAGCCAGCCCAATCAG ATACTCCATCCTCCCCCACTCGGACCCAGAGCGCTGCTTCTCTATCGAGCCGGAAGCTGGCACGCTCCGCACGGTGGTGCCCCTGGACCGCGAGTCTCGAGTCTGGCACAACCTCACAGTGTTGGCCACAGAGCTCG ACAGCTCCACACAGGTCTCCCGTGTGCAAGTGGCCATCCAGATCCTGGATGAGAATGACAACGCTCCCCAGCTGGCTGAGCCCTATGACACCTTCGTATGTGATTCTGCAGCCCCTGGCCAG ctGATTCAGATCATCCGGGCCCTGGACAGAGATGAAGTGGGCAACAGTAGCCGAGTCTCCCTTCAGGGTCCTCTGGGCCCCGATGCCAACTTCACTGTACGCGACAACCAAG ATGGCTCCGCCAGCCTGCTGCTGCCCTCTCGCCCTGCTCCACCCCGCCAGGCACCCTATCTGATTCCCATAGAACTGTGGGACTGGGGTCAGCCGGCCCTGAGCAGCACTGCCACAGTGACTATCAGCGTGTGCCGCTGCCGGCCCGATGGCTCTGTGGCCTCCTGCCGGCCCGAGGCTCAGCTCTCACCCACAGGGCTCAGCACGGGGGCCCTGCTTGCCATCGTCACCTGCGTGGGCACCCTGCTTG ccctggtAGTGCTCTTTGCGGCCCTgcggaggcagaagcaggaggcACTGATggtgctggaggaggaggatgtcCGTGAGAACATCATCACCTATGACGACGAGGGCGGCGGCGAGGAGGACACGGAGGCCTTCGACATCAGCGCCCTGCAGAACCCTGACGGGGCGGCCCCGCCAAACCCCGGGCCGCCAGCACGCCGCGACGTCCTGCCCCGGGCCCGGGCACCCCGCCAGCCCAGGCCCCCCGGGCCCGCCGACGTGGCCCAGCTCCTGGCACTGAGGCTCCGTGAGGCGGACGACGACCCCAGTGTGCCACCCTACGACTCCGTGCAGGTGTACGGCTACGAGGGCCGCGGCTCCTCCTGCGGCTCCCTCAGCTCCCTGGGCTCCTGCAGCGAGGCTGGGGGCACCCTGGGCCCTGCTGAGCCGCTGGACGACTGGGGGCCGCTCTTCCGCACCCTGGCCGAGCTGTACGGGGCCaaggagcccccagccccctga